The following is a genomic window from Rubeoparvulum massiliense.
AAACCTTGGTGAAGGGCTGCTGTGGTAGCAAGAATCCAACGGTCGCCGATCCCCAAAAACTCTCCATATCGCAATTCAATCGGTGCTTGATATTCTGAAGGCCACTTTGACTGAGGTAGTGGTTCTCCATTCCAGCAATGAACCGCTTGTACCCTTTTCATCAGCGGCTCCACTGTTAATACAAGATCACGCTTAATATCGTAGATCTTTCCGATCAAAGCAATGTGGGTGCCACTCTGCATATTTTGATAGTCCTGCCAAAAATCTGCTTGCCGCTCTAAAGGTAACATTTCCTGTAAGCAACGAGCGTAGTAAGTAAAATGAGCTTGCTCCTCATACAGGGTCCCATCCAGATCAAATACGAGAAGCTCCATTTGAGCCACAGTCCAATCTACCATTATCAATTCCTCCGTTTATTCTACTTATCGTTGTAACAATTGAGCTGTGAGAATTGCCTTCCCCATGATTTTACCATCATTTTTGATGACTACTTCTAGTTTAGCGAATTTTCGACTCATTTCCAAAATATTAGTACAGATATGAATGGTCGCATCAATTTGAATGGGCTTAATAAAATAGATAAAGACATCCTCTGGTACCATATCACAGCGCTTAGCATAGCGTAGATAACGACGAGCCGCTTCGGTTAAGAGGGTGGTACATATACCGATGGATAGATTTCCATATGGATTGGTCATCTGTGGCGTAACCTTACCTTTAAAACAAATACAGCCATCCGACTCTTCTTCTTCGAAACCAGACATGATTAGATTGACAAAGGTTTCACCCTTCTGGGGCTGACGTTGAATAAATTGCTGTGCTTTAAGGAGATCTTGACGTGTAACAATCCCTAACATCACTTTGTTACTATCCACAATGGGAAGCATTTCTATCCCCTCCCAGAGCATCACATGGGAAGCTGATGCAACGGAGGTCTGTGGAGTAATGGTGATGGGCTGCTTCGTCATCACACGATGAATCGGTGTATCTATCTGTGCGCCTACCATATCTCTACTTGTGACAATCCCCACCAATCTATTCTCCTCGTCAATAACAGGAAAACGAATATGCTTACTCTCTTGCACGAGCTTTTGCCAATCTTCCACGGTCTGCGTAGGTCGCAAAGTGGTTACCTGCTCACTAGGAACCAATATATCCTCCACGGTCATAATCTCTTTTTTTATTAATTGATCATAGATGGCTCGGTTAATCATGGAGGCTACTGTAAAGGTATCATAGCCACAACTAATAATAGGAAGGGATAACTGATCAGCAAGCTGTTTTACTTCGTCACTGGTATCAAAGCCCCCTGTGATCAAGACCGCTGTCCCATGCTGCAATGCTAATTTATGTGCTTGATAACGATTTCCTACAATCAACAAGCTTCCTGGCTCAATATAACGTAACATGGCATCCAATTGCATAGCACCAATAAAGAACTTATTCAGCGACTTATGCAGACCATTTCTTCCGCCTAGTACTTGTCCATCCACAATTTTTAATAATTCAGCAAAGGTCAAGCGTTCAAAGTTCTCTTTACGCTTTCGCTCAATCCGTACTGTTCCCACCCGTTCGATGGAACTGACTAGCCCCTGTACTTCTGCCTCCTTGATCGCCCGATAAGCTGTACCCTCACTTACTTCAAGATCCTTGGCAATTTGACGAACAGAAATCTTCGTACCTACGTCCAGTGATTCAATATATTGGATGATAGCTTCATGTTTCGTCATTATCGTTCCTCCACACTCTGTTTCAATGGTTACTGTATCTATTATATAACAAGGAGAAACTATTTACCTAGTGCTCTCTTCTCATTTCCTCTACTTTGTAAGACTTCTTTCGCTTCTTGAGTAAAACGCCCCTGTAGTAATCCACTATAAAGGTAGGAAAATAATGTGATTACAGCTAGAGCGATCCATAATAGTGCAAATGGTGTAGAGAGTCGCTCTTCGTCTTCGATATGCAACATGGGAATAGCAAAGTAGAGGGCGATGATACCTAGAATAAAAAACAAATAATGTCCCATTCTTTTCATCAATTCACCCCTTCATGCGATTCTATTTAGCCTTACTCCATATGTATGGCTGATCCATTAATAATATACAGATCAAAAGAGACACCCCTTGAATCGGTCAAAGAAATACCGATTGAGGAGTGTCATCTCTCTTAGAATGCTAGCTTTGCCACCTCCTGTAAATAATAACCAATGGTAACTAAGCCTTTATCATAATTATCCAATGTAAAGAATTCATTAGGTGCATGGAAGTTCTCTTCAGGCAGGCTAAATCCCATCAATACTACAGGTGCCTGCAAAATCCTTCCGAAGGCTTCTACAATAGGAATGGATCCTCCCATTCTAGTAAATGCTGCCGTTGCACCATAGGCGGTTTCATAGGCTTTAGCTGCCGCTTGTAGGGCAGGATGATGAAGCGGTGTAACAAAGGGATGTCCTTGATCAGTTAGCATGACCTCCACAAAGACACCCTTCGGTGTATACTTCCTAACATGCTGAGCAATTAATTGTTGGATCTCTGCTGGATCTTGGTTACTCACCAAGCGGCAGGTGATCTTCGCACTTGCCTTGGCAGGGATCACCGTTTTGGTTCCTTCACCTTGGAATCCTCCTGAAATCCCGTTGATTTCAAGGGTAGGGCGAGCCCACATCCGCTCTACAGGTGAATAGCCAGCTTCCCCAAATAAGCTAGGAACACCAAGCTCTTGCTCTAATTTTTCTTGGGAAAAAGGAATGGAAGCCATTGATACTCGTTCCTCTTCTTCTAGAGCCTCCACGCGATCATAGAAGCCTTCCACCGCAACCCGTCCTTCATCATCATGAAGTGAGGCAAGGATCTTGCTAAGTGCTTGGATCGGATTTGCCACGGCACCGCCATATAAGCCAGAGTGAAGATCACCCTTCGCTCCTTTCACGATGACTTCTAGTCCTGCAAGACCTCGTAATCCATAACAAATGGCTGGCTTCCCCTTTTCTAGCATGGAAGTATCAGAGATGAGAAGAAGATCACAGGCGAGGCGCTCCTGCTCATGCTCCAACAAAGATGGTAGGTTTCTGCTACCTACCTCTTCCTCGCCTTCGATGCAGAACTTGATATTAACCGGGAGACTTCCCGTGGATTTTAAAAGAGCTTCAACTGCTTTAATATGCATGAAAACCTGGGCCTTATCATCTGATGAGCCTCGAGCATATAACCTGCCCTCCCGAATGGATGGTTCAAATGGTGGCGTTTCCCATAGCTCGAGTGGGTCTACAGGTTGTACATCATAGTGACCATAGACCAGTACTGTAGGTTTTCCCTCTGCATGCAGCCAATCCCCGTAAATAACAGGATTGCCTGCTGTTTCAAGGAGTTCTACATGCTCAAGGCCCGCCTTCTTCAAGGCTTCCTTCAGCCATTCTGCTGCAGCTCGTACATCTTGACGATGCTCTGATAATGCGCTGATACTTGGGATACGCAATAATTCCTTTAATTCTTCTAACTGTTCTTCCCGACTTTTCTTTAGATATGAGAGATACTTTTCCATCGAATGAATCCCACCTCTTTTTTCTATAATTCTAATGATTCACCTGGTTGAAGTGGCACGCCGCTGATCCCAAGCTCTTTTATTTTTTGAATATATTCCTTCTCATCCTGTTGAATCACAGGGAATGTATTGTAGTGAATGGGTAACACCTGCTCCGCCTTTAGCCACTGCGCAGCATAAACAGCATCATCTGGATCCATGGTAAAATTACCACCAATGGGCAAGCAAGCCAGAGTGATTGAATGAAGCTCACCGATCATCTTCATATCTTGAAATAGTCCAGTGTCCCCAGCATGATAGATGGTTTTTCCTTCTGCTGTAAGGAGAATACCAGCAGGCATCCCCATATAAATAATCTCTTTACGCTCAGGAATCGTATACCCAGACCCATGAAAAGCTTGTGTAAATTTTACATCACCAAAGGGGAATGAATTGCCGCCACCAATCTGTAAGGGGTGCGTCTCTACATCCTGCCACTGAAGATAAGTGGCTAATTCAAATGGTGCAATCACCATTGCACCTGTCTGTTTAGCCAAGGGAATGGTATCTCCCACATGATCATCATGTCCATGGGAGAGAATGATATAATCAAGCTTCTGCACCTCTTCCCGAGTCAAATCACTTAAAGGATTCCCCGTAATGAATGGATCAATCAAGATATGAAATTCTCCTGTGTTGATCGATACACAACTGTGCCCATGGTATGTAATCTTCATGCCATGACCTCCTCTACATGATTAATGCTGTTCCACATCGGAGTTCGCGTCTGGAAACAGTTCTTGTAGTGGCTCCGCAACAATCCGATTCACATCGTTCAATAGCAAGGAGAAACGTCTCTCCGCATCAAGCAATTGGGCAATATCTGGATTGAGACGAAGCACTTCGAACAATTGCTGAATTCGTTCTTCTTCCTCTTCATTGACCTCCTCTCCACTCATCTGCTTCAATTGATATGCCATCTCCTGCATGCGAAACTCTTCATACATCTTCTTCGTGCTTGCATCCTGATTCACCTTTTTTTGTAAGCGTTCAACATCCTTATACTCTTCACTTTCTCTCATCGCTCTTGCCAATTGATAAGCTGCATCATATAAATTCATCTCAAAAACTCCTCTCCGTTTTTCATACCTAGATTGCAATATTCTCCTCTTTCCAATTACCTCATCGAACAGGCTAACTTTTCCCCATCTTTTCCAATTCACCATGATATGAAGCACCTGTACACTTCATCCCTCATACACTACATTATCTTGATGCATAAAGAAGGGGATTTCCATGCCAATACAAGTTCGTGTTCTTGTTAATGCAGAGCTACAAGAAGGACGGAGGATTGACTTACTCCTTCATCAGGATTATCGAAACAAACTGAATTTACCTTCACATTTTTATTGTACATTGGAGCATGGTGGGCAACAAGCTCTTTGCTTCTGTCAGATTGGAAATGTAGGCACTCCAATGCTGAAGGTGGATCAGCAAACTGCCCAGCAATTGTCCCTCTATGATGGACAGCAGCTACATTTGAAGATATCCTCCCGTGGTCGCCTCCTTCTAGGCCCCATTCTTGGCATTCTCGTCTCTCGTCATTATAGTAATACACCCGAGCAGCTCTTTGGAAACCTTACAACCTTCTGTCATGAAGTGTCAACAGCAGCACAAGCTCGCTACATTGAGACAATCATCTTTACCCCAGAGCAGCTATTAAAAGCCACCGATCATCGAATGGAGGCCTTTGTATATCGTCATGGTATCTGGAGCATGGTGCATTGCCCACTTCCCCACCTCGTCTATAATCGCCTCTCCAGTAGAATCTACGAACATTCTGAAGCGTATCAGCAACTAAAAGCTGTCTTGAAACGACATCATATTCCCATGTTTAATGAGAACTTTTTAGATAAGTGGCAGATCCACCAAACCTTTGCACAGCAAACAGAGCTTCAGCCTCATCTCCCAACTACCACGATGTTCCAAAATAAAGCATCTCTACGGCAAATGCTAAAAAAATATGCCATTCTCTATCTCAAGCCAATTCATGGTAGCATGGGACGGGGAATATATCGAATTCAACGACTCACTCAGGTCAAAAATCCTTACCTCCTCCAATATATGACCCTTCATGGCCTACAACAGCGAAGCTATCCTACCTTTCAGCGACTCATCGATTCCCTTCGTGTTCGCATGAAGCAGCCTTATCTGATCCAGCAAGGACTCCTCCTGATCAAACAGCATGGAAGTACTGTAGACTTTCGTGCCTTGGTACAGAAGAATGGGAATGAGAGTTGGAGTATTACATCATTGGTGGCACGCTTCGGTTCTTCGAACAGCATCGTCTCCAATGTGGCCCGTGGTGGTCATGCGCTCAATGCCCAACAGGCGCTCCAAACGCTCCATGGCTGGAAAGGTAGAGCTCCAACCATTCAGCAACTTCGGCAAATGGCTTTACGAGTAGCAGAAATATTTGATCAAAGCATCGATGGGGACTTCGCCGAACTAGGTATCGACCTCGGAGTGGATATTTACGGAAAGATCTGGATTCTCGAGGTGAATTCCAAGCCTTCAAAAACAGATGATACATTACTTCAAGAGAGAACAATTACGCGCCCATCGGTAAGAAAAATGCTTCAATATGTATTACATCGCACCCAGTTCTTATATGAGACACCAGCAAGCAACTCCATATCAGGAAGCTTGCTTCAGCGTAGAAAACGCTTGGGGAGGTAAACGGAATGTTGACATCACAGCACCGTCCGCGCTTAGGAATTATGACATGCCATCTCTTTTCTGAAGAGGGCTTTTTTCGTTTTTTAGCACAGGCTGGGCAGAAGATGGGAATGGAGGTGATCGTCTTTCAGCCTCAATCCTACTCCAGCAAAGAAGGTAAGATTTATGGTATCCACTGGAGAGGCGGAAAATGGCGTAAAGGTTGGTTTGAAAAACCCCATCTAATTTACGATCGCTGCTTTTATCCTAATTCCCGAGTTTATCAACAATTACAACCATTTCTTCAGAACTTAAAAAAGGATCCATTCATTCATTTTTTAGGCTTTGGTTTACATGGCAAGCTGCAGATCGTACAGCTCCTCTCTAAACATGAGCAGCTAGCACATTTCCTACCACCTACTGAAGCATTTACGAGTACCGCTCTACTTCGTAAATGGTTGGATCGCTTTCAAACCATTATTCTAAAGCCAACGGGGGGTAGCCTAGGCAAGCGGATACTCCGGATTCAGCAGCTCAAAAAACAGTACTTCGTCGCTGGACGTAATCGTTCTAATCAGTATTTTCAACAACGGTTTCAACAGGAATCCTCACTATTAGCATGGCTCAAACAATTTATGGGTGGTAGTTCCTACGTTATTCAGCCCTACCTTTCCCTGCAAACCAAGGATGAAATCCCCTTCGACTGTCGTTTGCTCGTTCAAAAAAACGGACACGGAAAGTGGCAATTAACAGGTCAGGCCATCCGCCTCGGTAAGCAAGGTCAGATTACCTCCAATCTACATGGCGGTGGTACAGCCATGCCCGTGCAGCACTTTCTCAAAAAGTATTACAAGCCAGAACAACAAGATGCGATTCAGCGCCAAATTAATATAATACTCCAACACTTACCCCATTATCTAGAAGAACAGCATGGTCGCTTGGTAGAACTGGGGATTGATATTGGAATCGAACCTTCTGGAAGGGTATGGATCATTGAAGCCAATTCGAAGCCCGGTCGCCGCGTATTTTCCATTATCGGTGATAAACAGACCAGTGAAGCAGCACATCTTCAGCCCATCTACTATGCAAAATATCTGCTTACCAGTAACAAGGAGGTAGTAAACTGATGGTAGCCAAGATGTATCAAATACGACAGGTGAAACAAGGTTCTCATCCCCTGATCCTACTCCCTCGTCAAGTGATGGAGATGTATCATCTCTCTCCTGGGAAGTCTGTCACATTAGCTCTTGGGCAATTGGATGTACGGGCAAAAATCAAGCTTTCCCCCGATTCTCAAAGTATCGCGCTCACCCCTGCACTTTATCAAGCCCTAAAGCTCCCCTATAAAGCAAAGTTGAACATCTATCAGGATCACCATGGTCAACTTCGCTTAGGACCAGTGATCGGTATTCTCACAACCGGTGTGCACCCTTTTACATCGATACCTGTGGGACGACGTAGTAATTTTTTTCGCCATCTCCTTACTGCTCAGCTCAATAAGGGGGTTCTCTATTTTGTCTTCTCACCTCAATTGATCAATTGGCAGAATAAAACGGTTCAAGGGCTCTTTCTTCTACCCCATGATAGCGGTTGGAGCTGGCGCGTTTACACCGTACCTATACCTGATGTGGTATATGATCGTGTACCCAACCGTCAGACTGAATTATCCCCACAGGTTCAAACTTGCAAGAAACGTCTTGAGCAGATGGGGATTCGTCTATTTAACCCAGGCTTCTTCGATAAGTGGTCGATTCATCAACTCCTAGAAGATCACCCACTAGCGCAAAATTATATTCCTGAAACCTATATGGCCCCTACGAACAAGGTGCTGCAGTACATGTTAAAAAAGTATCATATGATCTATCTGAAACCAGCTAAAGGTAGCCTCGGTCTCGGTATTTATAAAATCACCTATAAACCAAGCGAAGGCTATTATTGTCGCTACCGTCATGGTAATCAGAATCGGTTAAAGCAATTTAAAACCCTCGATGGGCTTCTTCAGCACCTCTTCCAAAATAAGCTCTCCCTCCGCCGCTACTTAGTTCAACAAGGCATTGATCTGCTTAAGTACCAAGGGAGAAATCTCGATCTACGAATGCATCTCCATAAGGATTCAGAAAATCAATGGCAGGTGGTAGGGATCGGCGCCAAGGTTGCAGGCCTCGGTAGCGTTACCACCCATGTTCGCACAGGTGGTAGCATCGTCTCTGCTCAGCAGGTTTTTCTCCAGCTTTTTGGAAAGAAAGCAGGCGCCATGGAGGAGAAGCTCAAACAGGTTAGTATTTTATTGGCAAAAGCCATTGAAGAACGGATCGGTCAGCCCATCGGTGAACTGGGCTTTGATATTGGGATTGATAGCAATTATCAAATCTGGATGTTTGAAGGAAACTCTAAGCCTGGACGCTCCATCTTTAAGCATCCAACACTGCGAAAAGCAGATTACCAATCCCTCTCGATGATCATTGATTACAGCCAATACTTGGCACAACATGCATAAGGAGGTGGTTGTATGCTCGAAGAAGCATGGATGGTGTACGGTGGGGAGACTCCGATTATCTATCAATCGAACTTAGCATCCATTCTACCCGTTTCCCGTCGCCACACCTGTCTACTAGGTCCATATCAA
Proteins encoded in this region:
- a CDS encoding DRTGG domain-containing protein, giving the protein MMTKHEAIIQYIESLDVGTKISVRQIAKDLEVSEGTAYRAIKEAEVQGLVSSIERVGTVRIERKRKENFERLTFAELLKIVDGQVLGGRNGLHKSLNKFFIGAMQLDAMLRYIEPGSLLIVGNRYQAHKLALQHGTAVLITGGFDTSDEVKQLADQLSLPIISCGYDTFTVASMINRAIYDQLIKKEIMTVEDILVPSEQVTTLRPTQTVEDWQKLVQESKHIRFPVIDEENRLVGIVTSRDMVGAQIDTPIHRVMTKQPITITPQTSVASASHVMLWEGIEMLPIVDSNKVMLGIVTRQDLLKAQQFIQRQPQKGETFVNLIMSGFEEEESDGCICFKGKVTPQMTNPYGNLSIGICTTLLTEAARRYLRYAKRCDMVPEDVFIYFIKPIQIDATIHICTNILEMSRKFAKLEVVIKNDGKIMGKAILTAQLLQR
- a CDS encoding dipeptidase yields the protein MEKYLSYLKKSREEQLEELKELLRIPSISALSEHRQDVRAAAEWLKEALKKAGLEHVELLETAGNPVIYGDWLHAEGKPTVLVYGHYDVQPVDPLELWETPPFEPSIREGRLYARGSSDDKAQVFMHIKAVEALLKSTGSLPVNIKFCIEGEEEVGSRNLPSLLEHEQERLACDLLLISDTSMLEKGKPAICYGLRGLAGLEVIVKGAKGDLHSGLYGGAVANPIQALSKILASLHDDEGRVAVEGFYDRVEALEEEERVSMASIPFSQEKLEQELGVPSLFGEAGYSPVERMWARPTLEINGISGGFQGEGTKTVIPAKASAKITCRLVSNQDPAEIQQLIAQHVRKYTPKGVFVEVMLTDQGHPFVTPLHHPALQAAAKAYETAYGATAAFTRMGGSIPIVEAFGRILQAPVVLMGFSLPEENFHAPNEFFTLDNYDKGLVTIGYYLQEVAKLAF
- a CDS encoding metal-dependent hydrolase; this translates as MKITYHGHSCVSINTGEFHILIDPFITGNPLSDLTREEVQKLDYIILSHGHDDHVGDTIPLAKQTGAMVIAPFELATYLQWQDVETHPLQIGGGNSFPFGDVKFTQAFHGSGYTIPERKEIIYMGMPAGILLTAEGKTIYHAGDTGLFQDMKMIGELHSITLACLPIGGNFTMDPDDAVYAAQWLKAEQVLPIHYNTFPVIQQDEKEYIQKIKELGISGVPLQPGESLEL
- a CDS encoding YlbF family regulator — encoded protein: MNLYDAAYQLARAMRESEEYKDVERLQKKVNQDASTKKMYEEFRMQEMAYQLKQMSGEEVNEEEEERIQQLFEVLRLNPDIAQLLDAERRFSLLLNDVNRIVAEPLQELFPDANSDVEQH
- a CDS encoding YheC/YheD family endospore coat-associated protein, which gives rise to MPIQVRVLVNAELQEGRRIDLLLHQDYRNKLNLPSHFYCTLEHGGQQALCFCQIGNVGTPMLKVDQQTAQQLSLYDGQQLHLKISSRGRLLLGPILGILVSRHYSNTPEQLFGNLTTFCHEVSTAAQARYIETIIFTPEQLLKATDHRMEAFVYRHGIWSMVHCPLPHLVYNRLSSRIYEHSEAYQQLKAVLKRHHIPMFNENFLDKWQIHQTFAQQTELQPHLPTTTMFQNKASLRQMLKKYAILYLKPIHGSMGRGIYRIQRLTQVKNPYLLQYMTLHGLQQRSYPTFQRLIDSLRVRMKQPYLIQQGLLLIKQHGSTVDFRALVQKNGNESWSITSLVARFGSSNSIVSNVARGGHALNAQQALQTLHGWKGRAPTIQQLRQMALRVAEIFDQSIDGDFAELGIDLGVDIYGKIWILEVNSKPSKTDDTLLQERTITRPSVRKMLQYVLHRTQFLYETPASNSISGSLLQRRKRLGR
- a CDS encoding YheC/YheD family endospore coat-associated protein — translated: MLTSQHRPRLGIMTCHLFSEEGFFRFLAQAGQKMGMEVIVFQPQSYSSKEGKIYGIHWRGGKWRKGWFEKPHLIYDRCFYPNSRVYQQLQPFLQNLKKDPFIHFLGFGLHGKLQIVQLLSKHEQLAHFLPPTEAFTSTALLRKWLDRFQTIILKPTGGSLGKRILRIQQLKKQYFVAGRNRSNQYFQQRFQQESSLLAWLKQFMGGSSYVIQPYLSLQTKDEIPFDCRLLVQKNGHGKWQLTGQAIRLGKQGQITSNLHGGGTAMPVQHFLKKYYKPEQQDAIQRQINIILQHLPHYLEEQHGRLVELGIDIGIEPSGRVWIIEANSKPGRRVFSIIGDKQTSEAAHLQPIYYAKYLLTSNKEVVN
- a CDS encoding YheC/YheD family endospore coat-associated protein, with amino-acid sequence MVAKMYQIRQVKQGSHPLILLPRQVMEMYHLSPGKSVTLALGQLDVRAKIKLSPDSQSIALTPALYQALKLPYKAKLNIYQDHHGQLRLGPVIGILTTGVHPFTSIPVGRRSNFFRHLLTAQLNKGVLYFVFSPQLINWQNKTVQGLFLLPHDSGWSWRVYTVPIPDVVYDRVPNRQTELSPQVQTCKKRLEQMGIRLFNPGFFDKWSIHQLLEDHPLAQNYIPETYMAPTNKVLQYMLKKYHMIYLKPAKGSLGLGIYKITYKPSEGYYCRYRHGNQNRLKQFKTLDGLLQHLFQNKLSLRRYLVQQGIDLLKYQGRNLDLRMHLHKDSENQWQVVGIGAKVAGLGSVTTHVRTGGSIVSAQQVFLQLFGKKAGAMEEKLKQVSILLAKAIEERIGQPIGELGFDIGIDSNYQIWMFEGNSKPGRSIFKHPTLRKADYQSLSMIIDYSQYLAQHA